A region of the Candidatus Aminicenantes bacterium genome:
AAGCGGAATGGGGCATTGAGGGTGACGCGCATGCAGGCAATTGGCACCGGCAGGTCAGTTTCCTGGCCGAGGAGGTGTCCGCTCCGGCGTGGCGGGGCATTTCATTGAAAAATCCTCACATATATGCCGGTCCGGGGGCTTTCGGTGAAAACATTCTGACCCGGGGGATTAATTGGCAGCAGGTTGATGTGGGGGGGCGGATTGCAATAGGAGAAGTTGAACTTGAGGTCACCCAGTTGGGTAAGCCTCTTCATCAGGAAAACGCCATCCTG
Encoded here:
- a CDS encoding MOSC domain-containing protein, whose translation is AEWGIEGDAHAGNWHRQVSFLAEEVSAPAWRGISLKNPHIYAGPGAFGENILTRGINWQQVDVGGRIAIGEVELEVTQLGKPLHQENAILRLTGESVLPDHGVFTRVIHGGVVYAGDCGTYRF